From a single Kitasatospora azatica KCTC 9699 genomic region:
- the dapB gene encoding 4-hydroxy-tetrahydrodipicolinate reductase: MTLRVAVIGATGRIGSEAVKAVEAADGLELVATLGRKSELSELTAAGAQVAVELTHPDSVMGNLDYCLHNDIHVVTGTTGWDAQRLAQVEGWLAQSPELGVLIAPNFSIGAVLAMQFAQQAAKYFESVEVVELHHDRKADAPSGTATRTAQLIAKAREAAGLPRQSDATTHGLPGARGADVDGVPVHAVRLRGLLAHQEVLLGDTGETLTIRHDSLHHSCFMPGILLGVRKVVQTPGLTVGLEHFLDL; encoded by the coding sequence ATGACTCTGCGCGTCGCCGTCATCGGCGCCACCGGACGGATCGGCTCCGAGGCCGTCAAGGCGGTCGAGGCCGCCGACGGCCTGGAGCTGGTCGCCACCCTCGGCCGCAAGTCCGAGCTGTCCGAGCTGACCGCGGCCGGGGCCCAGGTCGCCGTCGAGCTGACCCACCCCGACTCGGTGATGGGCAACCTCGACTACTGCCTGCACAACGACATCCACGTGGTCACCGGCACCACCGGCTGGGACGCGCAGCGGCTGGCCCAGGTCGAGGGATGGCTCGCGCAGAGCCCCGAGCTCGGCGTGCTGATCGCGCCGAACTTCTCGATCGGCGCGGTGCTCGCCATGCAGTTCGCCCAGCAGGCCGCCAAGTACTTCGAGTCCGTCGAGGTCGTCGAGCTGCACCACGACCGCAAGGCCGACGCCCCCTCCGGCACCGCCACCCGCACCGCCCAGCTGATCGCCAAGGCGCGCGAGGCGGCCGGCCTGCCCCGCCAGTCGGACGCCACCACGCACGGCCTGCCCGGCGCCCGCGGCGCCGACGTGGACGGGGTGCCGGTGCACGCGGTGCGCCTGCGCGGCCTGCTGGCCCACCAGGAGGTGCTCCTCGGCGACACCGGCGAGACCCTGACGATCCGTCACGACTCGCTGCACCACAGCTGCTTCATGCCGGGCATCCTGCTCGGCGTGCGCAAGGTGGTGCAGACGCCGGGGCTCACCGTCGGCCTCGAACACTTCCTGGATCTGTGA
- a CDS encoding tetratricopeptide repeat protein produces MTSRSGFFVLAGVLFFVALVCVLEGVQLIATGKPAGIGIGVCAFVIPAIGVWFLRQTIRFGRTTEAMSRELAAEGGLPVDELRRTSGGRIDRASADEVFAKRQAEAEAEPGDWRVWFRLAVAYADAGDTPRARKTMHHAIKLRG; encoded by the coding sequence ATGACCTCGCGCAGCGGGTTCTTCGTGCTGGCCGGGGTGCTGTTCTTCGTCGCCCTGGTCTGCGTGCTGGAGGGCGTCCAGCTGATCGCCACCGGCAAGCCGGCCGGCATCGGCATCGGCGTCTGCGCTTTCGTCATCCCGGCCATCGGCGTCTGGTTCCTGCGCCAGACCATCCGGTTCGGCCGTACCACCGAGGCGATGTCGCGCGAGCTGGCGGCCGAGGGCGGCCTGCCGGTGGACGAACTGCGCCGCACCTCCGGCGGGCGGATCGACCGGGCCTCGGCCGACGAGGTCTTCGCCAAGCGTCAGGCCGAGGCCGAGGCCGAGCCGGGCGACTGGCGGGTCTGGTTCCGCCTCGCCGTCGCCTACGCGGACGCGGGCGACACGCCGCGCGCCCGCAAGACCATGCACCACGCCATCAAGCTGCGCGGTTGA
- the thyX gene encoding FAD-dependent thymidylate synthase, which produces MTDAQGATPTFRSDVTVELVRSAATDTDVLWAARVSTAGEQSLEALQQDPEKSKGLINFLMRDRHGTPFEHNSMTFFVSAPIFVFREFHRHRAGWSYNEESGRYRELQPVFYVPGEERKLVQVGRPGKYEFHEGTAEQYKQVTDSMERAYRQAYAEYQEMLAAGVAREVARAVLPVGLFSSMYATCNARSLMHFLSLRTKDERATVPSFPQREIEMVAEQMEAQWATLMPLTHAAFNAHGRVAP; this is translated from the coding sequence GTGACCGACGCACAGGGGGCCACCCCCACGTTCCGCAGCGATGTCACGGTGGAGCTGGTCCGCAGCGCGGCCACCGACACCGACGTGCTGTGGGCCGCCCGGGTCTCCACCGCCGGCGAGCAGTCCCTGGAGGCGCTCCAGCAGGACCCGGAGAAGTCCAAGGGGCTGATCAACTTCCTGATGCGGGACCGGCACGGCACGCCCTTCGAGCACAACTCGATGACCTTCTTCGTCAGTGCGCCGATCTTCGTGTTCCGCGAGTTCCACCGGCACCGGGCCGGCTGGTCCTACAACGAGGAGAGCGGCCGCTACCGCGAGCTGCAGCCGGTCTTCTACGTCCCGGGCGAGGAGCGCAAGCTCGTTCAGGTCGGCCGTCCCGGCAAGTACGAGTTCCACGAGGGGACCGCCGAGCAGTACAAGCAGGTGACCGACTCGATGGAGCGGGCGTACCGGCAGGCCTATGCCGAGTACCAGGAGATGCTGGCCGCCGGCGTGGCCCGCGAGGTGGCCCGCGCGGTGCTCCCGGTGGGCCTGTTCTCCTCGATGTACGCCACCTGCAACGCCCGCTCGCTGATGCACTTCCTCTCGCTTCGCACCAAGGACGAGCGGGCCACCGTGCCCTCCTTCCCGCAGCGCGAGATCGAGATGGTGGCCGAGCAGATGGAGGCCCAGTGGGCCACCCTGATGCCGCTCACCCATGCGGCGTTCAACGCGCACGGTCGGGTCGCACCCTGA
- the dapA gene encoding 4-hydroxy-tetrahydrodipicolinate synthase has translation MAPTSTPQAPFGRVLTAMVTPFTADGGLDLDGAQRLAAHLVDLGNDGLVLNGTTGESPTTSDAEKAQLVRAVVEAVGDRAHVVAGCGTNDTAHSIELARQAEAAGAHGLLVVTPYYSKPPQEGLYRHSVAIADATELPVMLYDIPGRSGVALSHETLVRLGEHPRIVANKDAKGDLGAASWAIARSGLAWYSGDDILNLPLLSVGAVGMVSVVGHLVADRLRELVEAYGAGRNADATAIHQSLLPVYTGMFRTQGLILTKAALGLSGQPAGPVRLPLVDATPEEIARLKEDLAAGGVHL, from the coding sequence ATGGCTCCGACCTCCACACCGCAAGCTCCCTTCGGCCGGGTCCTGACCGCGATGGTGACCCCGTTCACCGCCGACGGCGGACTCGACCTCGATGGCGCCCAGCGCCTGGCCGCCCACCTGGTCGACCTGGGCAACGACGGCCTGGTGCTGAACGGCACCACCGGCGAGTCCCCGACCACCAGCGACGCCGAGAAGGCGCAGCTGGTGCGCGCCGTCGTCGAGGCGGTGGGGGACAGGGCGCACGTGGTCGCGGGCTGCGGCACCAACGACACCGCGCACAGCATCGAGCTGGCCCGCCAGGCCGAGGCCGCCGGTGCGCACGGCCTGCTGGTCGTCACCCCCTACTACAGCAAGCCCCCGCAGGAGGGGCTCTACCGGCACAGCGTCGCCATCGCCGACGCCACCGAGCTGCCGGTGATGCTCTACGACATCCCCGGCCGCAGCGGCGTCGCGCTCAGCCACGAGACGCTGGTCCGGCTCGGCGAGCACCCGCGGATCGTCGCCAACAAGGACGCCAAGGGCGATCTCGGCGCCGCCTCCTGGGCGATCGCCCGCTCCGGCCTGGCCTGGTACTCCGGCGACGACATCCTCAACCTGCCGCTGCTCTCGGTCGGAGCCGTCGGTATGGTCAGCGTGGTCGGCCACCTGGTCGCCGACCGGCTGCGCGAGCTGGTCGAGGCGTACGGCGCCGGCCGGAACGCCGATGCCACGGCCATCCACCAGAGCCTGCTCCCGGTCTACACCGGTATGTTCCGTACCCAGGGCCTGATCCTCACCAAGGCCGCGCTCGGCCTCAGCGGCCAGCCGGCCGGTCCGGTCCGGTTGCCGCTGGTCGACGCCACGCCGGAGGAGATCGCCCGACTGAAGGAGGATCTCGCCGCGGGCGGGGTACACCTGTAG
- a CDS encoding ribonuclease J, whose product MSHPHPELGAPPALAPNAIRITPLGGLGEIGRNMTLLEYAGRLLIIDCGVLFPEDEQPGIDLILPDFSSIRDRLDKVDGIVLTHGHEDHIGAVPYLLRENPDIPLIGSKLTLALIEAKLAEHRIRPYVLEVAEGERELIGPFDCEFIAVNHSIPDALAVAVRTPAGMVVATGDFKMDQLPLDGRLTDLPAFAKLAEEGMDLLLVDSTNAEVPGFIPHERDISAALRNVFANADKRIIVASFASHVHRIQQVLDAAHEYKRKVAFVGRSMVRNMGIARDLGYLKVPGNLIVDVKQLDDLPDKEVVLVCTGSQGEPMAALSRMANRDHQIRIVEGDTVILASSLIPGNETAIYRVINGLTRWGANVVHKGNAKVHVSGHASAGELLYFFNICRPKNLMPVHGEWRHLRACAELGIKTGVPKNRTVIAEDGVVVDLENGVAKIVGKVQAGYVYVDGSSVGDITESSLKDRRILGEEGFISVFVVVDSSSGKIVSGPTIQARGSGIDDSAFTPVVQKLEEALRKSADNGVLEVRQVQQLVRRTIGKWVADNYRRRPMILPVVVEV is encoded by the coding sequence TTGAGCCATCCTCACCCTGAACTCGGCGCGCCCCCCGCACTCGCGCCGAACGCGATCCGGATCACCCCGCTGGGCGGCCTCGGGGAGATCGGTCGCAACATGACGCTGCTGGAGTACGCGGGCCGGCTGCTGATCATCGACTGCGGCGTGCTCTTCCCCGAGGACGAGCAGCCCGGCATCGACCTGATCCTGCCGGACTTCTCCTCGATCCGGGACCGCCTCGACAAGGTCGACGGCATCGTGCTGACCCATGGTCACGAGGACCACATCGGCGCCGTCCCCTACCTGCTCCGGGAGAACCCGGACATCCCGCTGATCGGCTCGAAGCTGACCCTGGCGCTGATCGAGGCCAAGCTCGCCGAGCACCGGATCCGGCCCTACGTGCTGGAGGTGGCGGAGGGCGAGCGCGAGCTGATCGGCCCGTTCGACTGCGAGTTCATCGCCGTCAACCACTCCATCCCCGACGCCCTCGCGGTCGCCGTGCGCACCCCGGCGGGCATGGTGGTCGCCACCGGCGACTTCAAGATGGACCAGCTGCCGCTGGACGGCCGCCTCACCGACCTGCCGGCCTTCGCCAAGCTGGCCGAGGAGGGCATGGACCTGCTGCTGGTGGACTCCACCAACGCCGAGGTCCCCGGCTTCATCCCGCACGAGCGGGACATCTCCGCGGCGCTGCGCAACGTCTTCGCCAACGCCGACAAGCGCATCATCGTGGCCTCCTTCGCCAGCCACGTGCACCGCATCCAGCAGGTGCTGGACGCCGCGCACGAGTACAAGCGGAAGGTCGCCTTCGTCGGCCGCTCGATGGTCCGCAACATGGGCATCGCCCGCGACCTCGGCTACCTGAAGGTCCCCGGCAACCTGATCGTGGACGTGAAGCAGCTGGACGACCTGCCGGACAAGGAGGTCGTGCTGGTCTGCACCGGCTCGCAGGGCGAGCCGATGGCCGCGCTCTCCCGGATGGCCAACCGCGACCACCAGATCCGGATCGTCGAGGGCGACACCGTGATCCTGGCCTCCTCGCTGATCCCCGGCAACGAGACCGCGATCTACCGGGTCATCAACGGCCTGACCCGCTGGGGCGCCAACGTCGTCCACAAGGGCAACGCCAAGGTGCACGTCTCCGGGCACGCCTCGGCCGGCGAGCTGCTGTACTTCTTCAACATCTGCCGCCCGAAGAACCTGATGCCGGTGCACGGCGAGTGGCGCCACCTGCGCGCCTGCGCCGAACTCGGCATCAAGACCGGTGTGCCGAAGAACCGCACGGTCATCGCCGAGGACGGCGTGGTGGTCGACCTGGAGAACGGCGTCGCCAAGATCGTCGGCAAGGTGCAGGCCGGGTACGTGTACGTCGACGGCTCGTCGGTCGGCGACATCACCGAGTCCTCGCTGAAGGACCGTCGGATCCTCGGTGAAGAGGGCTTCATCTCGGTCTTCGTGGTGGTCGACTCGTCCAGCGGCAAGATCGTCAGCGGCCCGACCATCCAGGCCCGCGGCTCCGGCATCGACGACTCCGCCTTCACGCCGGTGGTGCAGAAGCTGGAGGAGGCGCTGCGCAAGTCCGCCGACAACGGCGTGCTCGAGGTGCGCCAGGTCCAGCAGCTGGTGCGCCGCACGATCGGCAAGTGGGTGGCGGACAACTACCGCCGCCGGCCGATGATCCTGCCGGTGGTCGTCGAGGTCTGA
- the mshD gene encoding mycothiol synthase yields MAIHSTETLTPEDLATARTVLAAAIAADGREAVSEAGRLRLRADAPRPGVHHLIQTHESAPAGYAQLEAPEAREATATAELAVHPGLRGQGLGRSLVEAVLAEAGPARTVDFWAHGGHPAARRLAERFGAELVRELRQMRRTGPAPAAVPLPEGVTLRTFRPGLDDEAWLRLNALAFAHHPEQGSWTAQDLADRLAEPWFDPNGFFLAIRNDQLVGFHWTKVHPATATEPALGEVYVVGVDPAEQGSGLGRALTAAGLRHLADDRGLETVLLYVDADNPAAVRVYERVGFTIHEVDLMYRVKSG; encoded by the coding sequence ATGGCCATCCACAGCACCGAAACTCTCACCCCCGAGGACCTCGCCACCGCCCGCACCGTCCTTGCGGCCGCCATTGCCGCCGACGGTCGCGAGGCCGTCTCCGAGGCCGGCCGCCTCCGGCTGCGTGCCGACGCCCCCAGGCCCGGCGTCCACCACCTCATCCAGACCCATGAGTCCGCTCCCGCCGGTTACGCCCAGCTGGAAGCCCCGGAAGCCCGGGAAGCCACCGCCACCGCCGAGCTCGCCGTCCACCCCGGGCTGCGGGGCCAGGGCTTGGGCCGCAGCCTGGTCGAGGCCGTGCTCGCCGAGGCCGGCCCGGCCCGTACCGTCGACTTCTGGGCCCACGGCGGCCACCCGGCCGCCCGGCGCCTGGCCGAGCGGTTCGGCGCCGAGCTGGTCCGCGAGCTGCGGCAGATGCGCCGCACCGGCCCGGCTCCGGCGGCGGTGCCGCTCCCCGAGGGTGTGACCCTGCGGACCTTCCGTCCGGGCCTGGACGACGAGGCCTGGCTCCGGCTCAACGCACTGGCCTTCGCCCACCACCCCGAGCAGGGCTCCTGGACCGCGCAGGACCTGGCCGACCGGCTGGCCGAGCCGTGGTTCGACCCGAACGGCTTCTTCCTCGCCATCCGGAACGACCAGCTGGTCGGCTTCCACTGGACCAAGGTCCACCCGGCCACCGCCACCGAGCCGGCGCTCGGCGAGGTCTACGTGGTCGGCGTCGACCCGGCCGAGCAGGGCAGCGGCCTGGGCCGGGCGCTGACCGCGGCGGGTCTGCGGCATCTGGCTGACGATCGGGGGCTGGAGACGGTGCTGCTCTATGTCGATGCCGACAACCCGGCCGCCGTGCGGGTATATGAACGAGTGGGGTTCACCATCCACGAGGTGGACCTGATGTACCGGGTCAAGTCGGGCTGA
- a CDS encoding RNA degradosome polyphosphate kinase produces MTSVVSRSRSLGHAARSGRITTAPGGWLYPQRSAGAEEAEHADLTPEELEPMSITNALGLSLDKLHEGELEELPQGRFLDRERSWLAFNERVLELAEDPEVPLLERTKFLAIFASNLDEFFMVRVAGLKRRIATGVATRSASGLQPREVLDQIWTRSRELMARHAATFQHDVLPDLASEGIELVRWAELTDKEQARLHTLFRQQIFPVLTPLAVDPAHPFPYISGLSLNLAVVVRNPVSGHKHFARVKVPQSLMRFLEASPQRYVPLEDVMGAHLEELFPGMEVLDHHAFRVTRNEDLEVEEDDTENILKALEKELMRRRFGPPVRLEVEESIDPYILDLLVRELNITQAEVFPLPGPLDLTGLFGIAGLDRPELKYPKFVAGTARGLTDVESASQPDIFAAMRERDVLLHHPYDSFSTSVQAFLEQAAADPHVLAIKQTLYRTSGDSPIVDALIDAAESGKQVLVLVEIKARFDEQANIKWARKLEEAGCHVVYGLVGLKTHCKLSLVVRQEGETLRRYAHVGTGNYHPKTARLYEDLGLLTSDPQVGADLSDLFNRLSGYSRRESYRRLMTAPRGLRDGLIARIYNEITNHQAGLPAYVKLKVNSIVDETVIDALYRASQAGVPVDVWVRGICAIRPGVAGLSEHVRVRSVLGRFLEHSRIFVFGNAGDPEVWFGSADMMHRNLDRRIEALVRVADPAHRAELSGLIDLGMAEETASWHLGPDGAWSRRSQDADGHRLRDIQELLIDSRQRRRSPAGAL; encoded by the coding sequence ATGACGTCCGTAGTGTCTCGCTCCCGCAGCTTGGGTCACGCTGCTCGGTCCGGTCGGATAACGACCGCACCGGGCGGTTGGCTCTACCCGCAGCGGTCGGCGGGAGCTGAGGAGGCCGAGCACGCGGACCTCACGCCGGAGGAGCTGGAACCCATGAGCATCACCAACGCGCTCGGCCTCTCGCTCGACAAGCTCCACGAAGGTGAGCTCGAGGAGCTTCCCCAGGGTCGCTTCCTGGACCGCGAGCGCAGCTGGCTGGCGTTCAACGAGCGGGTGCTGGAGCTGGCCGAGGACCCGGAGGTCCCGCTGCTGGAGCGGACCAAGTTCCTGGCGATCTTCGCCAGCAACCTGGACGAGTTCTTCATGGTCCGGGTGGCGGGTCTGAAGCGCCGGATCGCCACCGGGGTGGCCACCCGCAGTGCCTCCGGTCTGCAGCCGCGTGAGGTGCTGGACCAGATCTGGACCAGATCGCGGGAGTTGATGGCCCGGCACGCGGCCACCTTCCAGCACGACGTGCTGCCGGACCTGGCGTCCGAGGGGATCGAGCTGGTCCGCTGGGCGGAGCTGACCGACAAGGAGCAGGCCCGCCTGCACACCCTGTTCCGGCAGCAGATCTTCCCGGTGCTGACCCCGCTGGCGGTCGACCCGGCGCACCCCTTCCCGTACATATCGGGCCTGAGCCTGAACCTGGCCGTCGTGGTGCGCAACCCGGTCTCCGGGCACAAGCACTTCGCCCGGGTGAAGGTTCCGCAGTCGCTGATGCGCTTCCTGGAGGCCTCCCCGCAGCGCTACGTCCCGTTGGAGGACGTGATGGGGGCGCATCTGGAGGAGCTGTTCCCCGGCATGGAGGTGCTGGACCACCATGCCTTCCGGGTCACTCGCAACGAGGACCTGGAGGTGGAGGAGGACGACACCGAGAACATCCTCAAGGCGCTGGAGAAGGAACTGATGCGGCGCCGGTTCGGCCCGCCGGTGCGCCTGGAGGTGGAGGAGTCGATCGACCCCTACATCCTCGACCTGCTGGTGCGGGAGCTGAACATCACCCAGGCGGAGGTGTTCCCGCTGCCGGGTCCGCTGGACCTGACCGGGCTGTTCGGGATCGCCGGGCTGGACCGGCCGGAGCTGAAGTACCCGAAGTTCGTGGCCGGCACCGCGCGCGGGCTGACCGATGTCGAGTCGGCCTCGCAGCCGGACATCTTCGCGGCCATGCGCGAGCGCGACGTGCTGCTGCACCACCCGTACGACAGCTTCTCCACCTCGGTGCAGGCCTTCCTGGAGCAGGCGGCCGCCGACCCGCACGTGCTGGCGATCAAGCAGACGCTGTACCGCACCTCGGGCGACTCGCCGATCGTGGACGCGCTGATCGACGCGGCCGAGTCCGGCAAGCAGGTGCTGGTGCTGGTCGAGATCAAGGCGCGGTTCGACGAGCAGGCCAACATCAAGTGGGCCCGCAAGCTGGAGGAGGCCGGCTGCCATGTGGTGTACGGCCTGGTCGGGCTGAAGACGCACTGCAAGCTGTCCCTGGTGGTCCGCCAGGAGGGCGAGACGCTGCGCCGCTACGCGCACGTCGGGACCGGCAACTACCACCCCAAGACGGCGCGGCTGTACGAGGACCTGGGTCTGCTGACCTCGGACCCGCAGGTCGGTGCGGACCTGTCGGACCTGTTCAACCGGCTGTCCGGCTACTCGCGCCGGGAGTCCTACCGTCGCCTGATGACCGCGCCGCGCGGGCTGCGGGACGGCCTGATCGCGCGGATTTACAACGAGATCACCAACCACCAGGCCGGCCTGCCCGCGTACGTGAAGCTCAAGGTCAACTCGATCGTGGACGAGACCGTGATCGACGCGCTGTACCGGGCCTCGCAGGCGGGTGTGCCGGTGGACGTCTGGGTGCGCGGGATCTGCGCGATCCGTCCCGGGGTGGCCGGGCTGAGCGAGCACGTCCGGGTCCGCAGTGTGCTCGGCCGTTTCCTGGAGCACTCCCGGATCTTCGTCTTCGGCAATGCGGGAGATCCTGAAGTCTGGTTCGGCAGCGCGGATATGATGCACCGTAACCTGGATCGGCGGATCGAGGCCCTGGTCCGGGTGGCCGACCCGGCGCACCGTGCGGAGCTGTCCGGGCTGATCGATCTCGGCATGGCGGAGGAGACCGCCTCCTGGCACCTGGGTCCGGACGGGGCGTGGTCCAGACGGAGCCAGGACGCGGACGGTCACCGTCTGCGGGACATCCAGGAGCTGCTCATCGACTCGCGCCAGCGGCGCCGGAGCCCTGCCGGCGCGCTCTGA
- a CDS encoding CHAD domain-containing protein: protein MTDAPMTASASTATAGEVLSRYLTEQAGNFLRALPQAVGEAGARPGTLPSLNSPAVSPSAGPAGTGELLRAVRRIGGALHTFGSLFDPSWAEESRAELRWLLNLLAQEPALLRRSARLLTALDTLSATDRAGEAGGPGMLAGHQGAPKARALLDRQLTLARTRAHSAVLQELRSARLHALADRMTLLVGEAPLLAPAGGRVAEVLLPQAEVAFGALVGAVQALPLQRAATAYQGDALHRLGPAVVKSSGAPVPSQGRSAVAGGAGAGDADSALAADDAPWHRVRILVKRARYAGEVCGRSGRELEGLDQVLDRHQEAADAAVTAATAARTPRITPATAYVLGVVHADQRLEVEAARYAFGCQWPSLSFGLDGWEGSPAPRMA, encoded by the coding sequence ATGACTGACGCGCCCATGACGGCCTCGGCGTCCACCGCGACCGCCGGGGAGGTCCTCTCCAGGTATCTGACCGAGCAGGCAGGCAACTTCCTGCGCGCGCTGCCGCAGGCCGTGGGCGAGGCGGGGGCCCGGCCCGGCACCCTGCCCTCGCTGAACTCGCCGGCGGTGAGCCCGTCAGCCGGGCCCGCCGGGACCGGGGAGCTGCTGCGGGCGGTGCGGCGGATCGGCGGTGCGCTGCACACCTTCGGGTCGCTCTTCGACCCGTCCTGGGCGGAGGAGTCACGGGCCGAGCTGCGCTGGCTGCTCAACCTGCTGGCGCAGGAGCCGGCCTTGCTGCGGCGGTCGGCGCGGCTGCTCACGGCCTTGGACACGCTCAGTGCGACGGACCGGGCGGGCGAGGCCGGGGGCCCGGGCATGCTGGCCGGGCACCAGGGGGCGCCGAAGGCGCGGGCGCTGCTCGACCGGCAGCTGACGCTGGCCAGAACCCGGGCGCACAGTGCGGTGCTGCAGGAGCTGCGGTCGGCGAGGCTGCACGCGCTGGCGGACCGGATGACGCTGCTGGTGGGTGAGGCGCCGTTGCTGGCGCCGGCGGGTGGCCGGGTGGCGGAGGTGCTGCTGCCGCAGGCGGAGGTGGCGTTCGGCGCGCTGGTGGGCGCGGTGCAGGCGCTGCCGCTGCAGCGGGCGGCCACCGCGTACCAGGGGGATGCGCTGCATCGGCTGGGCCCTGCGGTGGTGAAGTCGTCGGGCGCGCCGGTGCCGTCGCAGGGCCGGTCGGCGGTTGCGGGCGGTGCGGGCGCTGGGGACGCGGACAGTGCTCTGGCGGCCGACGACGCGCCGTGGCACCGGGTGCGGATCCTGGTGAAGCGGGCCAGGTACGCGGGGGAGGTGTGCGGGCGGTCGGGCCGGGAGCTGGAGGGGTTGGACCAGGTGCTGGACCGGCACCAGGAGGCGGCGGACGCGGCGGTGACGGCCGCGACGGCGGCGCGCACCCCGCGGATCACCCCCGCGACGGCGTATGTGCTGGGCGTGGTGCATGCTGATCAGCGACTGGAGGTCGAGGCGGCACGGTACGCCTTCGGCTGCCAGTGGCCTTCCCTCTCCTTCGGCCTGGACGGCTGGGAGGGGTCCCCCGCACCTCGGATGGCATGA
- a CDS encoding NUDIX hydrolase, whose protein sequence is MLAAGAVLWLPGEPRKDGSGLRKPRIALIHRPKYDDWSLPKGKLLAGETPWQAALREVEEETGLVCRLVAPLPAQHYLAQGRPKEVRYWAAVPVRGEFRPNREVDRMKWLKPAKARAKLTHDRDRVLIDALLEHLGC, encoded by the coding sequence GTGCTGGCGGCCGGGGCGGTGCTCTGGCTGCCGGGCGAGCCGCGCAAGGACGGCAGTGGGCTGCGCAAGCCGCGGATCGCGTTGATCCACCGGCCCAAGTACGACGACTGGAGCCTGCCGAAGGGCAAGCTGCTGGCGGGGGAGACGCCGTGGCAGGCGGCGCTGCGTGAGGTGGAGGAGGAGACCGGGCTGGTCTGCCGGCTGGTCGCCCCGCTGCCCGCGCAGCACTACCTGGCGCAGGGCCGGCCGAAGGAGGTCCGGTACTGGGCGGCGGTGCCGGTGCGCGGGGAGTTCCGGCCGAACCGGGAGGTGGACCGGATGAAGTGGCTCAAGCCCGCCAAGGCGCGCGCCAAGCTGACCCATGACCGGGACCGGGTGCTGATCGACGCCCTGTTGGAGCACCTGGGCTGTTAG
- the pstS gene encoding phosphate ABC transporter substrate-binding protein PstS → MKLQRNGRSKALAIGAVALVSSLSLAACGSDNNTNGGGGSAAPSGGTSAAAIKCADKQAPMLAAGSTAQGTAIDVWKTAFGAACSGSTLNYSGGGSGAGVQQFNQGKVTFAGSDSALKQADIDASKAVCTGGQGIDLPMVGGLVSIIFNVDGVDKLTLDAPTIAKIFDSQITKWNDPAIAALNPGVTLPAADIQAFHRSDDSGTTQNLTAYLAKASGGAWAYPASKTWAGKGGQSAAQSAGVSGQVKSVKNSIGYAELSYAQQNSLKSAAIATGASKPVEATAANAATTIATAKSAGASNPNDLALSLDYATKTEGAYPIVLVTYEIVCDKGNKPETLDTLKSFLNYTISDGGQAAIGDKGYVPLPKEVSDKVKTVIPTLA, encoded by the coding sequence GTGAAGCTCCAGCGGAACGGCCGCTCCAAGGCCCTCGCCATCGGTGCCGTGGCGCTCGTCAGCTCGCTGTCGCTCGCGGCCTGCGGCTCCGACAACAACACCAACGGCGGCGGCGGCTCCGCGGCCCCCAGCGGCGGCACCTCGGCCGCCGCGATCAAGTGCGCCGACAAGCAGGCCCCGATGCTGGCCGCTGGTTCCACCGCGCAGGGCACCGCGATCGACGTGTGGAAGACCGCCTTCGGCGCGGCCTGCTCCGGCAGCACCCTGAACTACAGCGGTGGCGGCTCGGGTGCCGGTGTCCAGCAGTTCAACCAGGGCAAGGTCACCTTCGCGGGCTCCGACTCGGCGCTGAAGCAGGCCGACATCGACGCCTCCAAGGCGGTCTGCACCGGCGGTCAGGGCATCGACCTGCCGATGGTCGGCGGCCTGGTCTCGATCATCTTCAACGTGGACGGCGTCGACAAGCTCACCCTGGACGCCCCGACCATCGCCAAGATCTTCGACTCGCAGATCACCAAGTGGAACGACCCGGCGATCGCCGCGCTGAACCCGGGCGTGACCCTGCCGGCCGCCGACATCCAGGCCTTCCACCGCTCGGACGACTCGGGCACCACCCAGAACCTGACCGCGTACCTGGCCAAGGCCTCGGGCGGCGCCTGGGCCTACCCGGCCAGCAAGACCTGGGCGGGCAAGGGTGGCCAGTCGGCCGCGCAGAGCGCGGGCGTCTCGGGTCAGGTCAAGTCCGTGAAGAACTCGATCGGCTACGCCGAGCTGTCCTACGCCCAGCAGAACAGCCTGAAGAGCGCCGCGATCGCCACCGGTGCGAGCAAGCCGGTCGAGGCGACCGCCGCCAACGCCGCCACCACGATCGCCACCGCGAAGTCGGCCGGTGCCAGCAACCCGAACGACCTGGCGCTGAGCCTGGACTACGCGACCAAGACCGAGGGTGCCTACCCGATCGTCCTGGTCACCTACGAGATCGTCTGCGACAAGGGCAACAAGCCGGAGACCCTCGACACCCTGAAGTCGTTCCTGAACTACACGATCAGCGACGGCGGCCAGGCGGCCATCGGTGACAAGGGCTACGTGCCGCTGCCCAAGGAGGTCTCCGACAAGGTGAAGACCGTCATCCCGACCCTCGCCTGA